A stretch of Acropora palmata chromosome 9, jaAcrPala1.3, whole genome shotgun sequence DNA encodes these proteins:
- the LOC141893445 gene encoding uncharacterized protein LOC141893445, producing the protein MNVFMQVPIVEKTFSLPQSLFERVWASQQSAPVTTNHSATSLSGSTAHALRRRRSGDYVTDLSLNEAKRPRLIPSKESLDKQTNLQIGKQEKWRVNETQRQDKTTNGVWKPFEQQGILDLASKPRGTSYLEALHSQFLTTLRKHGSSEAGNVIMLNQGARTHEARHEPSRKTTYGTISLAGVALNHKTYPKIVAVHSLMNNSSESSLRLNRHVAGAASPVSQHCKESGSSAKTECVENVENRTLINKPSLGDNVLRSEDHQPDALFPNNDDDDVVVIRVVSRNVSLSKETSSQGERVQKVDVREDDDDSFKNTNDLGGQGLVGQKANPSAAEHLGSFGYPRGGDPSRHYPSIGNRCDRVNDPEPFVEPLQEQKPRSVQCAVDDLLSLPRSGDPSRHDCTEIGHPSNRFNDPKPIEPSKEQRPCSFECDVNHPLSLPRSGDPLRHSEPTEIGNPSNRFNDPKPTESLHEQRPCSVKCNVNHPLNLPRCGDPLGDSSATESAHLPAHMEHPKSGINPSLPELQLNQSEGQAPVLSLTEKSEATKEGDDAKEKCEERLRTPSKITKTVSEISQKIIETRGRMKHETIEWKKAVLVRLERHLIKKLRRVEHLTGEKTEIKDLQQADSDLVTKGSKSKVQGKERPGRRKTVTEEEKRNDFALKKKESEDIITDGNNYGDVDVKVSTGSSAIKDQSKNVTDNVDSAVESNEEKLGDSSSIDGFETLVGSRNPDVHIFIQKQGQKQESESLHIEKEEKREGSRDVEVSSKQTTSNLEETEDKAKDKATDEELSLQSEGTNRNSFLRDKSGDVVDCEANEQLCEVIATQKEKPLVKHGQKSSEFSGVANKIKLDEDLAEDASQGQHKRSRVAMTDARVELQAENMREENVFDAVSIEQRGHESLRKHQCLQVADVKPLTINIIRSSSTANKVNKAISKNAASLKSKLDSLVKTCLDVKPKTLNCERNIWSSLEKQGII; encoded by the coding sequence ATGAACGTTTTCATGCAAGTTCCTATAGTAGAAAAGACCTTCTCTTTGCCCCAAAGTTTGTTTGAACGTGTTTGGGCTTCCCAGCAGAGTGCTCCGGTCACAACCAATCATTCAGCCACTAGTTTATCGGGATCTACTGCGCATGCTCTACGTCGTCGCCGTTCCGGTGATTACGTCACTGACCTGTCCTTAAATGAGGCTAAGCGTCCCCGCCTGATACCTAGTAAGGAATCGTTAGACAAGCAAACGAACCTCCAAATAGGGAAACAAGAGAAATGGAGAGTAAATGAAACACAGAGACAggataaaacaacaaatggaGTTTGGAAGCCGTTTGAGCAACAAGGCATTCTTGATCTTGCGTCTAAACCACGTGGAACTTCATACCTGGAGGCTCTACATAGCCAATTTCTTACTACCCTTCGGAAACATGGAAGTTCGGAAGCGGGCAACGTCATTATGTTAAACCAAGGTGCTCGTACACATGAAGCCAGACATGAGCCGTCGAGAAAGACAACGTACGGTACCATTTCATTGGCTGGTGTAGCTTTGAACCACAAAACATATCCCAAAATCGTGGCTGTTCATTCGTTGATGAACAATTCTTCCGAGAGTTCTTTAAGACTTAATCGCCATGTTGCTGGCGCTGCTTCTCCGGTTTCTCAGCATTGTAAGGAATCTGGCTCAAGTGCGAAAACTGAATGTGTTGAAAACGTAGAGAATCGCACATTAATAAACAAACCCAGCTTAGGAGACAATGTTTTGCGGTCAGAAGATCATCAACCGGATGCCTTGTTCCCTAACAATGACGATGACGACGTTGTCGTGATAAGAGTTGTTTCTAGAAACGTTTCCCTCTCAAAAGAAACTTCATCTCAAGGAGAACGAGTGCAGAAAGTTGACGTGCGTGAGGATGATGACGATAGCTTCAAGAACACTAATGATCTAGGAGGACAAGGTCTAGTGGGGCAAAAGGCGAATCCGTCTGCTGCTGAACATCTGGGATCTTTTGGATATCCCAGAGGTGGTGATCCTTCGAGGCACTATCCTTCCATTGGTAATCGCTGTGATCGTGTTAATGATCCGGAACCCTTTGTGGAACCACTTCAGGAGCAAAAGCCGCGATCTGTTCAGTGTGCTGTTGACGATCTTCTCAGCCTTCCCAGAAGTGGTGATCCTTCGAGGCATGACTGCACTGAAATTGGTCATCCCTCCAATCGTTTTAATGATCCGAAACCTATTGAACCATCAAAGGAGCAAAGGCCGTGCTCATTCGAGTGTGATGTCAACCATCCTCTCAGTCTTCCCAGATCTGGTGATCCTTTGAGGCATTCTGAGCCCACTGAAATTGGTAATCCCTCCAACCGTTTTAATGATCCGAAACCTACTGAATCATTACATGAGCAAAGGCCGTGCTCTGTCAAGTGTAATGTCAACCATCCTCTCAACCTTCCCAGATGTGGTGATCCTTTGGGGGATTCTTCCGCCACAGAAAGTGCTCATCTCCCCGCGCACATGGAACATCCCAAATCCGGCATTAATCCATCACTGCCGGAGTTACAGCTTAACCAGTCTGAAGGCCAAGCACCAGTCCTGTCATTGACTGAAAAATCTGAAGCAACCAAGGAAGGAGATGATGCAAAGGAGAAATGTGAAGAGCGGCTCCGCACTCCTTCCAAAATCACAAAAACTGTGTCAGAAATCAGTCAAAAGATTATTGAAACAAGGGGGAGAATGAAGCACGAGACAATAGAATGGAAAAAGGCTGTTCTTGTTCGACTGGAGAGACACCTAATAAAGAAACTCAGGCGGGTCGAGCATTTGACTGGAGAAAAAACGGAGATCAAAGACTTGCAACAAGCTGACTCGGATCTTGTGACCAAAGGGAGCAAGAGCAAAGTTCAAGGAAAGGAAAGACCTGGACGACGAAAAACTGTGACTGAGGAGGAGAAGCGCAATGATTTTgctctgaaaaagaaagaaagcgaGGACATCATCACTGATGGTAATAATTACGGTGATGTTGACGTTAAAGTCAGCACTGGATCTTCTGCGATAAAGGACCAAAGTAAGAATGTAACAGATAACGTTGATAGTGCAGTTGAGAGTAACGAGGAGAAATTAGGGGATAGTTCTTCAATTGACGGGTTTGAGACCCTGGTAGGTTCTCGTAATCCTGATGTTCATATCTTCATCCAGAAGCAAGGCCAAAAGCAGGAATCGGAATCTTTGCACATCGAGAAGGAAGAGAAACGCGAGGGAAGCCGAGATGTTGAAGTTTCCAGTAAACAAACTACAAGTAATCTTGAGGAAACAGAGGACAAAGCTAAAGATAAGGCGACTGATGAAGAACTGTCTTTACAGTCTGAAGGCACAAATAGAAATAGTTTTCTTCGAGATAAAAGCGGCGATGTGGTGGATTGCGAAGCAAATGAACAATTGTGCGAAGTCATCGCTACACAGAAGGAAAAGCCATTGGTCAAACATGGACAGAAATCCTCAGAATTTAGTGGTGTCGCAAACAAGATCAAGCTCGATGAAGATTTGGCAGAGGATGCATCACAAGGTCAGCATAAACGCTCCCGCGTGGCAATGACTGACGCTAGAGTGGAATTGCAAGCAGAAAACATGAGAGAAGAAAACGTCTTCGACGCGGTTTCCATCGAGCAGAGAGGCCATGAGAGCTTAAGGAAACATCAGTGTTTACAAGTAGCAGATGTTAAGCCATTGACAATCAACATTATACGCAGTTCCTCGACAGCTAATAAAGTTAACAAGGCTATTTCCAAGAATGCAGCTTCCCTTAAAAGTAAGCTTGATAGCCTCGTGAAAACATGTCTTGACGTTAAACCCAAAACGTTAAACTGTGAGAGAAACATTTGGTCCTCTCTAGAAAAGCAGGGAATCATATAA